The genomic DNA TAAGTATTCCTTTCGACGTGGGGGTTACGATAAGGGTTCCTGCGTTATCTTCATACCGGATGTTCACTATGCCGCGGGGTTTAAAGTATTGATTAATGCAGGCACTTATACCTATAAAAAGGATAAAAACCTGTTCTTTTTTCAAGGAGAAAGTGGAGTAGATCTTTATGGAATTACGATTCTAAAGGATTAATAGACTCAAAGTAAAAAATATGCTTGTAAAAAACATGTGGCATATTTCAATTTTCTCTATGTATAAATTAATGTTAGCTGACGATCATCCAGTAATTCAAGAAGGCATCAAAGCATATTTAAAGGATTCAAATATTTTTTCCTTAGTTGGAACGGCCTCGAATGCCGAGGAACTTTTTCAGATGGTATCCAATGATTGCCCTGATATTATATTAACAGATTTAGATATGCCTGGTTCAAATACGATTGAAGTTTTAAAGCGACTGAAAGAAAAATTTCCAAAGTTAAAAAAAGTTGTTTTTACTTTTCATGAAGAAAAATCATTCTTCTTAAAATCTGTCGAAGCAAGTATTAATGGTTATATTCTCAAATCAGAGCCGTTTGAAATGCTTTCTCCTCTGTTGAGTTCTATTATGGATGGCGGTTTTGCTGCTTCCCCAAAAATGCAGAAGTATCTAATTGCTCATTCTACCGAGAATGTTGGTTACGATTCATTAACCCCAAGAGAAAAGGAAGTTCTTGCTTTCATTGCGAAAGGGCATTCGAATATAGAAATAGCTGAAAAATTCAATCTATCTGTTAGAACGATTGAGTTTCATAAAAATAATATCAAAGAAAAATTAAATATGAAGAGTCTAGCTGAAATAATTCGGTATTACGAAAGCTTGAATATATAATTTTCCCTTTTGAATCATGTCTAGACTATTTTAATTTTTCCATCATTGCTTTTCTATTAATTTCTCCCTTTGGAGAATAAATCCATTCTGTCATTGTCAAAGGTTCAATTTTTAAATTGGTATTTTTGAGAATGGATGGAATGGAACGGTGAATAATGGCTATTTGACTTTCAGCGTTTGTATCGGAGTCAGAGGAAAAGAAAAATTTGATCTCTTCTTTGTAAAGTAATAAGCAATTTGAAATAAATTTGTGTTTTTCCTTTAAGTCTTTTTCAATGGTCTCCGGTTGTATCATTATTCCATTTGAAAGCTTAAATGAGAAATCTAAACGTCCTACGAAAAAATATCCCTCTTCATTCTCTTCTACAATATCACCGGTAGGTATCCATGTATCTTTGTGGATACTCTCTATTTGTCCTTCATTCCAATAACCAATTAGGGCGTTTTTACCTCGAAAAAAAAATTCACCATTTACTCCTTGCTTAACTTCACAGCCTAGCGGATTACCAATGTAATTTGCAAACATCTTACCTTTTTCGCCAAGGCAAATTCCTGGTGAAGCCTCTGTTTGCCCGTAACCAATGGATAAATTTGAGTTCTTTAAGCTAGATGCAATGGTCTTGGAAATAGGTGCTCCCCCAATGATGCCAGAGGATAATTTTTCAAGAAAACCATTACAATTACCTCTCTGCAAAAGTCTTTCGATAAGTAATGGAACAGAAGAGAAGTGAGTTATATCGTATTTCGTAAAATAACCAATTAATGAATCTAAATTTTTTCCACTGTCCTGATCTCTAATGACTATTTCACAATGGAAAGTAGATAAGAGTAAGTCTAGAACTAGTCCAAAGCAATGACTCCAGGGTAATACTGATAAGGCGGTATTCTTAGTTGAATCAAATATTTTTGCATGAGTTTGAATTACGTTAAAAACTGCCTCTTCGGATATGCAAATAAATTTTGGTTTTCCCGTTGAACCAGATGACTGCAGAATAAAGCGAACTTCTGCATATGTTTGAGAAACTGAGGATCTAAATTTTTTAGTTTCCGGTGGCATACCCATTCCATCTGGTTTAATTGAAAAAGGTAAATCAGAGTCTGTGACTATAAACTTTGCATCCAGTAAATCCAAAATATCTTCGTCAGCTTGATTTGGCTTTAGAATAATGAGTGTTAGTTTTTCCCATATGGAAGCAAATAAGATGTGAATGAACGCAGGACTTTCGGGGTAACTTAATATTATCCGATCTCCTTGAATTAGATTTGATTCTCGGAAAAATTTAACCCAAGCTCTTACTCCAATCCAAATGGTTGCGGCTGGGATTAAACTATTTTGAAAAATAAAAATTGGTTCCGGCTTCTCTGAGAGCCGATTGTATAGTTCATTTTTGAGGTTTCCCATGAATAACCAATAATCTGATTCTAGATTACAATCCATTAAAGTTTTTCTTTTTGTCATGGAAAATTCTCAATCTAAAGCAAAACTCTAGAATTTTCATAATCCACTATTCCATTATACTAGACGGAAATTCTAATATATTGACAATACACGTATTGTTTTCTACATGGTAAAGATACACTAAGAATTGAGGTAGCAGACGTGGCGAAAGAAGAATCCAAAGTAACAAATGAAGAAAGAATAAAAAAGGAAAAGCATCCTCTAAAATTGCGTCCAGAAATTGACAAATGGGCAAAGGAAGGCTTTCATGCAATTCCAGAAGATGACCACATTCGATTTAAATGGTTTGGTTGCTATCTTCAAAAGCCAAAGACAGATGGTTATTTCATGATGCGAATGAGAATTCCTGCTGGTCAATATACTTCTAGCCAGGGAAGAGAAATTGCAAAATTTACAAATGAACGCGCTCGTGGGCTAATAGATGTTACTACACGTCAATGTTTTCAAGTGCATTGGTTAACGATAGCCGACATACCTCCCATTATTGATAAGCTAGAAGAAATTGGTTTAGGTGTATTAGGTGCCTGTGGTGATATTACACGTAACGTTACTGGAAATCCGCTTGCCGGAATAGATCCAGAAGAATACCTAAGTGCAACCAATTTAATCAATCGTTATGTAAAAGAGATTGCAGAGAGATCGGACCTTGGTGACTTACCCCGCAAATTCAAAGTTTCGATTTCAGGTGCACCGCATAATTTGGCTCAACCTGAAATCAATTGCATTGGAATTGTTGGCGCGAAATTGGAAGTAAACGGTGAAACAAAGTATGGATATACCATACGAGTCGGTGGTGGTCTTTCTACTAATCCATATTTTTCTAAGTGGTTAAATGTTTTTTTGAAGGATGACAATGAAGTATTGGCAGT from Leptospiraceae bacterium includes the following:
- a CDS encoding response regulator transcription factor, producing the protein MYKLMLADDHPVIQEGIKAYLKDSNIFSLVGTASNAEELFQMVSNDCPDIILTDLDMPGSNTIEVLKRLKEKFPKLKKVVFTFHEEKSFFLKSVEASINGYILKSEPFEMLSPLLSSIMDGGFAASPKMQKYLIAHSTENVGYDSLTPREKEVLAFIAKGHSNIEIAEKFNLSVRTIEFHKNNIKEKLNMKSLAEIIRYYESLNI
- a CDS encoding acyl--CoA ligase, which gives rise to MTKRKTLMDCNLESDYWLFMGNLKNELYNRLSEKPEPIFIFQNSLIPAATIWIGVRAWVKFFRESNLIQGDRIILSYPESPAFIHILFASIWEKLTLIILKPNQADEDILDLLDAKFIVTDSDLPFSIKPDGMGMPPETKKFRSSVSQTYAEVRFILQSSGSTGKPKFICISEEAVFNVIQTHAKIFDSTKNTALSVLPWSHCFGLVLDLLLSTFHCEIVIRDQDSGKNLDSLIGYFTKYDITHFSSVPLLIERLLQRGNCNGFLEKLSSGIIGGAPISKTIASSLKNSNLSIGYGQTEASPGICLGEKGKMFANYIGNPLGCEVKQGVNGEFFFRGKNALIGYWNEGQIESIHKDTWIPTGDIVEENEEGYFFVGRLDFSFKLSNGIMIQPETIEKDLKEKHKFISNCLLLYKEEIKFFFSSDSDTNAESQIAIIHRSIPSILKNTNLKIEPLTMTEWIYSPKGEINRKAMMEKLK